A part of Pectobacterium cacticida genomic DNA contains:
- the dkgA gene encoding 2,5-didehydrogluconate reductase DkgA, translated as MTQPKVKLADGNIMPQLGLGVWRASSEDTVKAVTEALSLGYRAIDTAAIYKNEDAVGQALSAANLPREEVFITTKLWNSDHLHPQKALEESLRKLRLDYVDLYLIHWPLPQQNTFVDAWRGLIKLQEQGLVKSIGVSNFHIHHLQRLQEETGVLPVIDQIELHPLLQQKQLHAWNATHHIQTESWSPLAQGGEGVFDHPVIRKLAAKYGKTPAQIVIRWHLDSGLVVIPKSVTPARIKENFEVFDFRLDKDELSDIAKLDCGKRLGSDPDKPRND; from the coding sequence ATGACACAACCAAAAGTTAAGCTGGCGGACGGCAATATCATGCCCCAGTTGGGCCTTGGTGTCTGGCGCGCGAGCAGTGAAGACACGGTAAAAGCCGTGACAGAAGCATTGTCGCTCGGTTATCGAGCCATCGACACCGCCGCGATTTATAAGAATGAAGATGCCGTTGGTCAAGCGCTCAGTGCCGCTAATCTACCACGTGAAGAGGTATTTATTACCACCAAACTCTGGAACAGCGATCATCTCCATCCGCAAAAAGCGCTGGAAGAAAGTCTGAGGAAACTTCGGTTAGATTATGTCGACCTCTATCTGATCCACTGGCCGCTTCCACAGCAAAATACCTTCGTGGATGCTTGGCGAGGGCTCATCAAACTTCAGGAACAGGGCTTGGTAAAAAGTATCGGCGTCAGCAATTTCCACATTCACCATTTACAGCGATTACAGGAAGAGACCGGGGTACTGCCGGTTATCGATCAAATCGAGCTGCATCCACTTCTCCAGCAAAAACAACTCCACGCCTGGAATGCTACGCATCACATCCAGACGGAGTCATGGAGCCCGCTTGCACAGGGAGGAGAAGGTGTTTTTGACCATCCGGTGATCCGTAAATTGGCCGCAAAATATGGCAAAACGCCCGCACAAATCGTGATCCGCTGGCATCTTGACAGTGGGCTGGTGGTTATCCCTAAATCGGTTACGCCAGCGCGCATTAAGGAAAACTTTGAAGTATTCGATTTCCGTCTGGATAAAGATGAATTGAGTGATATTGCCAAGCTGGACTGCGGAAAGCGACTAGGGTCGGATCCTGACAAGCCGAGAAATGACTAG
- a CDS encoding NADPH-dependent oxidoreductase gives MNKTIELFTSHRSERSYLDKDIPDDILDAIIQSAHLAPTSVNSQQVSLIVTRDPERRARIAELAGGQPWIAKAPVFITVVLDMHKTQVGIAMSGKQQHAHESIESLISGTTDVGIALGTLMAAARSFGLGIVPIGGIRREPQAMIDLLALPELTFPVVGLTIGYVDNPAHQKPRLPLTSFRHDETYHQEVLPEAIRQYNQTLMTHWQQTGRTDGEDWGNNTASYYQHIYFPKVLPAILQQGFKLDQ, from the coding sequence ATGAATAAAACGATTGAATTGTTCACCTCACACCGCAGTGAACGTAGCTATCTTGATAAAGATATTCCAGATGACATTCTGGATGCGATTATTCAGTCCGCTCATTTGGCGCCCACATCCGTGAACTCTCAGCAAGTGTCGCTCATCGTAACTCGCGATCCGGAACGCAGAGCGCGTATTGCCGAGCTGGCGGGCGGGCAACCCTGGATAGCAAAAGCGCCTGTGTTCATCACCGTCGTGCTGGATATGCACAAAACGCAGGTCGGCATTGCGATGAGCGGCAAGCAGCAGCATGCGCATGAAAGCATCGAAAGCCTGATCTCCGGTACGACGGATGTCGGCATTGCCCTCGGCACGCTCATGGCAGCCGCACGCTCTTTTGGGTTAGGCATCGTCCCAATTGGTGGCATTCGTCGTGAGCCACAGGCGATGATCGACCTTCTGGCGCTGCCTGAACTGACGTTCCCGGTCGTCGGCCTGACGATAGGCTACGTGGATAATCCCGCACATCAGAAACCTCGCCTGCCGCTAACGTCATTCCGCCATGATGAAACCTATCATCAGGAGGTTCTGCCCGAAGCAATCAGGCAATACAACCAGACGCTGATGACACATTGGCAACAAACCGGCCGCACAGACGGCGAAGACTGGGGGAACAACACCGCCAGTTACTATCAGCATATTTATTTTCCAAAAGTCCTGCCCGCGATCCTCCAGCAGGGCTTTAAACTGGATCAGTAG
- a CDS encoding AraC family transcriptional regulator yields the protein MENPSKQYVQPTKTHAPLDPLQAVRNRIVQQAIRCSTQNGAALSLVPQVKIFYTEQHHPRVPVMYEPTIVIIFQGQKVGYLGGKTFQYDPENYLLMTVPLPFECETRASLENPLVGMAIRIDIQMLQDLLIDIGDDDSAVRPCTCTCGVTSAPLNNEILCAVERLLYAMDNPRDARVLGPAIVREIIYYMLCGESGVALQALVNRHTHFSQIAKVLRRIENHYADNLTVEQLAAEVNMSVSAFHHNFKAVTNTSPLQYLKSYRLHKARVMMLNEGLRAGIAAARVGYESMSQFSREFKRYFGATPSDEIARLKGGNIAVEEN from the coding sequence ATGGAAAACCCCAGCAAGCAATATGTTCAACCAACAAAAACACATGCCCCCCTAGATCCGCTACAAGCGGTGCGCAACCGTATTGTGCAACAGGCAATCCGCTGTTCAACCCAAAATGGGGCCGCGCTTTCACTCGTGCCGCAGGTCAAAATTTTTTATACGGAACAACACCATCCGCGCGTGCCGGTCATGTATGAGCCGACGATTGTGATTATTTTTCAGGGACAGAAGGTAGGCTATCTGGGTGGGAAAACATTTCAATACGATCCAGAAAACTACCTGTTGATGACGGTGCCGCTCCCGTTTGAATGCGAAACGAGAGCCAGCCTTGAGAACCCGTTGGTGGGAATGGCGATTCGTATCGATATTCAGATGCTTCAGGATTTACTGATTGATATTGGTGACGACGACAGTGCCGTGCGCCCCTGCACTTGCACCTGTGGGGTGACGAGCGCACCGCTAAACAACGAGATCCTCTGTGCCGTCGAACGACTGCTGTACGCAATGGATAACCCGCGTGATGCCCGTGTGCTCGGCCCGGCGATAGTGCGTGAGATTATCTATTATATGCTTTGTGGTGAAAGCGGTGTTGCATTGCAGGCGCTGGTGAATCGACATACGCACTTTAGCCAGATCGCCAAGGTGCTGCGACGTATAGAAAACCACTACGCCGATAACCTGACGGTAGAACAACTGGCGGCTGAGGTAAACATGAGTGTCTCGGCGTTTCATCATAATTTCAAAGCGGTCACGAACACATCACCCTTGCAGTACCTAAAATCTTATCGCTTACATAAAGCGCGTGTGATGATGCTCAATGAGGGGTTGAGGGCCGGTATTGCCGCAGCGCGTGTTGGGTACGAAAGCATGTCGCAGTTTAGCCGGGAATTTAAGCGTTACTTCGGTGCGACGCCGAGCGATGAGATTGCCAGATTAAAAGGCGGTAACATAGCCGTTGAAGAAAATTAA
- a CDS encoding DedA family protein yields MSVVHDIIQALWQQDFSALADPHIIWVVYGILFTTLFLENGLLPASFLPGDSLLLLTGAMIAKGVMSFFPTMILLTVAASLGCWLSYLQGRWLGDTRMVKGWLLQLPAHYHQRAHLLFHRHGLAALLVGRFLAFIRTLLPTMAGISGLNNLRFQIFNWLSGLLWVGGIVSLGYALSHIPVVKRYEDQVMTALILLPMILLVSGLLGMAIVIWRKKRAVV; encoded by the coding sequence ATGAGTGTGGTTCACGACATTATTCAGGCGCTCTGGCAACAGGATTTTAGTGCGCTCGCCGATCCCCATATTATTTGGGTGGTTTACGGTATTCTGTTCACTACGCTGTTTCTGGAGAACGGCCTGTTACCGGCGTCTTTTCTACCCGGCGATAGCCTGCTGTTGTTAACCGGCGCTATGATTGCTAAAGGAGTAATGAGCTTCTTCCCTACCATGATTTTGCTCACCGTTGCCGCCAGCCTCGGCTGTTGGCTTAGCTACCTTCAAGGGCGCTGGCTGGGGGATACACGGATGGTAAAGGGTTGGCTATTGCAGCTTCCGGCCCATTACCATCAGCGAGCTCATTTGCTGTTCCACCGTCACGGCCTCGCGGCATTGCTAGTCGGCCGTTTCCTGGCCTTTATCCGCACGCTATTACCAACAATGGCGGGCATTTCCGGCTTAAACAATCTACGTTTTCAAATTTTTAACTGGTTAAGCGGGCTGCTATGGGTCGGAGGAATTGTCTCGCTGGGCTATGCGCTCAGTCACATCCCGGTAGTCAAACGCTATGAGGACCAGGTAATGACGGCGTTGATTCTGCTCCCTATGATTTTGCTGGTTAGCGGCCTGCTCGGTATGGCCATTGTGATATGGCGAAAAAAGCGTGCCGTCGTCTGA
- the metC gene encoding cystathionine beta-lyase — MTSKKTATALVAAGRSKKFTQGSVNPVIQRASSLVFDTVQDKKHATVNRAKGALFYGRRGTLTHFSFQEAMVELEGGVGCALYPCGAAAISNAILSFVAAGDHILVTESAYEPTQDFCTTVLKKLNVNTTYFPPLIGANIAELIQPNTKVVFLESPGSITMEVQDVPAIVQAVRQINPEIVIMIDNTWAAGILFKAFDFDIDISIQAGTKYIVGHSDAMLGTAVANARCWEQLREHSYLMGQMVDADTAYVASRGLRTLGIRLKQHQESSIRIAKWLEQRPEVAVVNHPALPGCKGHEFYVRDFSGCNGLFSFVLKTKLSKEALAHYLDHFEHFSMAYSWGGFESLILANQPEELARIRPVSGVDFTGTLIRLHIGLEDSDDLIDDLAAGFDRLNIQ, encoded by the coding sequence ATGACAAGCAAAAAAACGGCAACTGCGTTAGTCGCCGCGGGACGCAGTAAGAAATTCACCCAGGGTTCCGTCAATCCCGTGATTCAACGGGCTTCTTCCCTAGTATTCGATACCGTACAAGATAAGAAACATGCCACCGTTAATCGCGCGAAAGGCGCGCTGTTCTACGGTCGTCGCGGCACCTTGACCCATTTTTCTTTTCAGGAAGCCATGGTGGAATTGGAAGGTGGCGTAGGTTGCGCATTGTACCCCTGCGGCGCTGCCGCGATTTCTAACGCGATCCTCTCTTTTGTCGCGGCCGGCGACCACATTCTGGTGACAGAATCGGCCTATGAACCCACGCAGGATTTCTGTACCACCGTGCTTAAGAAGTTGAACGTTAATACCACCTATTTCCCGCCACTTATCGGCGCCAATATTGCTGAACTGATCCAACCCAATACCAAGGTTGTCTTTCTCGAATCGCCAGGTTCTATCACCATGGAAGTGCAGGATGTGCCAGCGATTGTTCAAGCCGTGCGCCAAATCAATCCTGAGATCGTTATCATGATCGATAATACCTGGGCGGCGGGCATTTTATTCAAAGCATTCGACTTCGATATTGATATCTCTATTCAGGCGGGGACGAAGTATATTGTCGGGCATTCCGATGCCATGCTCGGCACAGCGGTGGCGAATGCACGCTGCTGGGAGCAACTGCGTGAGCATTCTTACCTGATGGGGCAAATGGTGGATGCCGATACCGCTTATGTCGCCAGCCGCGGCCTGCGCACATTAGGCATCAGGCTTAAACAGCATCAGGAAAGCAGCATTCGCATTGCGAAGTGGCTGGAGCAACGCCCGGAGGTCGCCGTGGTCAATCACCCTGCGCTACCGGGATGCAAAGGGCATGAGTTCTACGTCCGTGATTTTAGTGGCTGTAACGGCTTGTTTTCCTTCGTGCTAAAGACGAAGTTGAGTAAAGAAGCGCTGGCGCACTATCTGGATCACTTTGAGCACTTCAGCATGGCGTATTCCTGGGGAGGTTTTGAGTCTCTGATTCTGGCCAACCAGCCGGAAGAGCTGGCACGTATCCGCCCGGTTAGCGGTGTGGATTTTACTGGCACACTCATCCGGTTACATATCGGGCTTGAAGACAGTGACGATCTGATCGACGATCTGGCGGCCGGTTTCGATAGGCTGAACATCCAATAG
- the exbB gene encoding tol-pal system-associated acyl-CoA thioesterase yields the protein MKTAVDNRIQQVLMTWQQKRGAFSAFSRSVLAILLFTAGLCGNAFAAPATVPLATENTAPTTAPSAAGDATQPAMPNPSTPATPDTTSALTLPASAAAGSNNLMQTDLSVWGMYQHADAVVKTVMIGLLLASVITWAIFFSKSVGMSGAKRRLRREYLALEQARTLEEALDTAEAFKAGSVAQQLLADAQNELELSARSDDNNGIKERTAFRLERRVAATGRYMGRGNGYLATVGAIAPFVGLFGTVWGIMNSFIGIAQTQTTNLAVVAPGIAEALLATAIGLVAAIPAVVIYNVFARSIAGYKAMVGDVAAQVLLLQSRDLDVAASHENLAASAAHKLRVG from the coding sequence GTGAAGACGGCTGTCGATAATAGAATTCAACAGGTGTTAATGACCTGGCAACAAAAACGTGGCGCATTTAGCGCATTTTCCCGTAGCGTGCTGGCTATTCTACTTTTTACGGCGGGGCTATGTGGAAATGCGTTTGCTGCACCCGCGACGGTACCGCTAGCGACAGAAAATACCGCACCCACGACGGCACCGTCAGCGGCAGGAGACGCAACTCAGCCAGCAATGCCAAATCCTTCTACGCCTGCGACACCCGATACGACGTCAGCGCTTACGCTGCCAGCGAGTGCGGCGGCGGGGAGTAATAACCTGATGCAAACCGACTTATCCGTCTGGGGTATGTATCAACATGCCGACGCCGTGGTGAAAACGGTGATGATCGGTTTGCTGCTGGCCTCGGTGATTACCTGGGCGATCTTCTTTAGCAAAAGTGTCGGCATGTCCGGCGCTAAACGCCGCTTGCGCCGTGAATATCTGGCGCTGGAACAGGCGAGAACGCTGGAGGAGGCGCTGGATACGGCTGAAGCATTCAAAGCTGGCAGCGTCGCACAGCAATTGCTGGCGGATGCGCAGAACGAACTGGAGCTTTCCGCACGTTCTGATGACAATAACGGCATTAAAGAGCGTACCGCATTCCGTCTGGAGCGCCGTGTGGCAGCTACTGGCCGTTATATGGGGCGAGGAAATGGCTATTTGGCCACGGTCGGTGCGATTGCGCCTTTTGTCGGCCTGTTCGGTACGGTATGGGGCATCATGAACAGCTTCATTGGTATCGCGCAAACGCAAACGACAAATCTGGCGGTTGTCGCGCCAGGGATCGCAGAAGCCCTGCTGGCGACGGCGATCGGCCTGGTCGCGGCGATCCCTGCGGTGGTTATCTACAACGTTTTTGCTCGCTCGATTGCGGGCTATAAAGCGATGGTCGGCGATGTGGCGGCACAAGTACTGCTGTTGCAAAGTCGCGATCTGGATGTTGCCGCCAGCCATGAAAATCTGGCGGCATCGGCGGCGCATAAACTGCGGGTGGGTTGA
- the exbD gene encoding TonB system transport protein ExbD, which produces MAMHLKEDVNDDGEMHDINVTPFIDVMLVLLIIFMVAAPLATVDIRVDLPASSAAPQPRPEKPLYLTVKADKQMFLGEEAINEQSLAQVLDAKTNANKETTIFFQADKSVDYETIMSVMDSLRKAGYLKVGLVGAETAAAK; this is translated from the coding sequence ATGGCGATGCATTTGAAGGAGGACGTGAATGATGACGGCGAAATGCATGACATTAACGTCACGCCGTTCATTGACGTCATGCTGGTTCTGTTGATTATCTTTATGGTTGCGGCACCGCTGGCCACGGTAGACATTCGTGTCGATCTGCCTGCATCCTCGGCCGCGCCGCAACCGCGACCGGAAAAACCGCTTTATCTGACGGTAAAAGCGGATAAGCAAATGTTTCTGGGGGAAGAGGCGATCAACGAGCAGTCGCTGGCTCAGGTGCTGGATGCGAAAACTAACGCTAATAAAGAAACGACAATTTTCTTCCAGGCGGATAAAAGCGTCGATTATGAAACCATCATGAGTGTAATGGATTCACTGCGTAAAGCGGGTTACCTTAAGGTTGGCCTGGTCGGCGCGGAAACGGCCGCCGCTAAATAA
- a CDS encoding substrate-binding domain-containing protein: MKPTKRITISDIAALAGVSKSTASLVLNGRSKEFRVSDETRDRILAIAHEQRYQPSIHARSLRSSRSNTLGLVVPEMTNYGFAVISRELEMLCREAGLQLLIACTDENASQEMMAVNSLVQRQVDGLIVASSLLTDTEYQKINQQLPVVLFDRAIGHSTLPMVISEAVESTAEMIERIARQHHDEFYFIGGQPRISPTRHRLEGFQLGLARAGIECKPEWILHGSYHSSSGYEMFAQLCATLGRPPQALFVAACGLMEGVLRYMNQHDLMESGIRLCCFDDHYLFDCLPLKIDTVAQDCENLARSSFEMVTSLIAQQPLEDVQRYIPTRIHWRHPDSRA; this comes from the coding sequence GTGAAACCGACTAAACGCATAACAATCAGTGATATCGCCGCACTGGCTGGGGTGTCTAAATCCACGGCCAGTCTGGTGCTCAACGGGCGTAGTAAAGAGTTCCGTGTTTCTGATGAAACCCGCGATCGCATTCTGGCCATCGCACATGAGCAGCGTTATCAGCCCAGTATTCACGCCCGTTCACTGCGCTCCTCACGTAGCAATACGTTGGGGCTGGTGGTGCCGGAAATGACTAACTATGGTTTTGCGGTCATTTCCCGTGAGTTAGAGATGCTGTGCCGGGAAGCCGGGCTACAGTTGCTGATTGCCTGCACCGATGAAAATGCCAGTCAGGAAATGATGGCGGTCAACAGCCTGGTGCAGCGTCAGGTCGATGGGCTGATTGTCGCCTCCAGCCTGCTCACCGATACTGAATACCAGAAGATTAATCAGCAGTTGCCTGTTGTGCTGTTTGACCGTGCTATCGGTCACTCCACGTTGCCAATGGTGATTTCTGAGGCGGTAGAATCAACGGCGGAAATGATCGAACGTATCGCCCGCCAGCATCATGATGAGTTTTATTTCATCGGTGGACAACCGCGGATTTCCCCGACGCGACACCGTCTGGAGGGGTTCCAGCTCGGGCTGGCACGTGCGGGAATCGAATGCAAACCCGAATGGATTCTTCACGGTAGCTACCATTCCAGCTCGGGTTATGAAATGTTTGCCCAACTGTGCGCCACGCTGGGGCGCCCGCCGCAAGCGCTATTTGTCGCCGCCTGCGGCCTGATGGAGGGCGTGCTGCGTTATATGAACCAGCATGACCTGATGGAAAGCGGTATCCGTTTATGCTGTTTTGACGATCACTATCTGTTTGATTGTCTACCGTTGAAGATCGATACCGTGGCGCAGGATTGTGAAAATTTGGCGCGCAGTAGCTTTGAGATGGTAACAAGCCTGATTGCGCAACAGCCGCTTGAAGACGTTCAGCGCTATATTCCAACACGTATTCACTGGCGTCACCCTGATTCACGGGCATAG
- a CDS encoding glycoside hydrolase family 32 protein, which yields MKEIHLLKRTALALMSAHSRKQEDPYRPNWHLSPCVGLLNDPNGFIHHNGRYHLFYQWNPLACAHGAKFWGHWSSVDLVNWRHEPVALVPSESYESHGCYSGSAVVDRGAIVLIYTGNVKYDDGSRTAFQCLARENAHGEYDKLGAVLTLPDGYTGHVRDPKVWRHDNRWYMVLGAQDRDLQGKVLLYRSEDLLAWEKIGEIAGSRLGGLGEFGYMWECPDLFPLDGNDILICCPQGIPAEDERYLNTFQAGYFIGSLDYQNGLYSHQGFQELDLGFEFYAPQTTLSEDGRRLLFGWMSIPDDNEFFEPTIDYGWIHTMTCPRELTLHGDRIYQRPARELQQLRRQHVTWQGTADYAAPLRMCSAETIISVQGEFQLSLASQLVLCWDGERVTMSRHNRRTGEPEHRYWRGPLRQLQLLCDRSSIEVFINEGEAVMSARYFSENDAMMTFSGSGQLTLQHWLLAPCVIE from the coding sequence ATGAAGGAAATCCACTTGCTAAAACGCACGGCACTCGCCCTGATGTCTGCCCATTCACGCAAACAGGAAGATCCTTATCGCCCAAACTGGCATTTGTCGCCGTGCGTTGGCTTGCTTAACGATCCGAACGGATTTATTCACCATAATGGGCGCTACCATCTGTTTTATCAGTGGAATCCTCTCGCCTGTGCCCACGGGGCAAAATTCTGGGGGCACTGGAGTTCTGTCGATCTGGTGAACTGGCGTCATGAACCCGTCGCGCTCGTGCCGAGCGAAAGCTATGAAAGCCACGGCTGTTATTCCGGTTCCGCTGTCGTCGATCGGGGCGCGATCGTGCTGATATATACCGGCAATGTGAAGTATGACGATGGTTCACGCACCGCGTTTCAATGTCTCGCTCGCGAAAACGCTCACGGCGAATATGACAAGCTAGGGGCGGTTCTGACGCTTCCCGACGGTTACACCGGTCACGTCCGCGATCCGAAAGTGTGGCGTCATGATAACCGCTGGTACATGGTGCTCGGTGCACAGGATCGCGATCTTCAGGGGAAGGTGCTGCTCTACCGTTCTGAAGATCTGCTCGCATGGGAAAAGATCGGTGAGATCGCCGGTTCGCGTTTGGGTGGACTTGGTGAATTTGGCTACATGTGGGAATGCCCTGACCTGTTTCCATTAGACGGCAACGATATCCTGATCTGTTGTCCGCAAGGCATCCCTGCCGAAGATGAACGCTATCTGAATACCTTTCAGGCCGGTTATTTCATCGGTTCACTCGATTACCAAAACGGCCTTTATTCACATCAAGGCTTCCAGGAACTGGATCTCGGTTTCGAGTTTTATGCGCCGCAAACCACATTGAGTGAAGACGGGCGGCGTTTGCTATTCGGCTGGATGTCAATTCCTGACGATAACGAATTTTTTGAACCGACGATCGATTACGGCTGGATCCATACCATGACCTGTCCGCGTGAACTCACGCTGCACGGCGATCGTATTTACCAACGTCCCGCGCGCGAACTGCAACAACTACGCAGGCAGCATGTCACTTGGCAGGGAACTGCCGACTACGCCGCGCCGCTGCGTATGTGTAGCGCAGAAACTATTATTTCCGTTCAGGGTGAATTCCAGCTCAGCCTCGCCTCTCAACTGGTGCTCTGTTGGGATGGGGAACGAGTGACCATGAGCCGACACAATCGGCGCACAGGTGAACCCGAACATCGCTACTGGCGCGGCCCTCTTCGCCAATTGCAGCTATTGTGCGATCGATCCAGCATTGAAGTGTTCATCAATGAGGGTGAGGCCGTGATGTCCGCGCGCTATTTTTCGGAAAACGACGCGATGATGACATTCAGTGGTTCCGGGCAGTTAACGCTACAACACTGGCTGTTAGCGCCATGCGTGATAGAATAG
- a CDS encoding sucrose-specific PTS transporter subunit IIBC, whose translation MDIHATAAALVPLLGGKENIVSAAHCATRLRLVLNDDSLADKKAIENVDGVKGCFQNAGQMQIIFGTGLVNKVYAEFIKAAGISESSKSEAASIAAKKLNPLQRLARLLSNIFVPIMPAIIASGLLMGLLGMIKTYGWVDANSAIFVMLDMFSSAAFIILPILIGFTAAREFGGNPYLGATLGGILTHPALTNAWGIAGGFQTMHLFGLDIAMIGYQGTVFPVLLAVWFMSTVEKRLRKVVPDALDIIVTPFLTVIISGFVAMLIIGPAGRALGDGISFVLSTLIAHAGWLAGLLFGGLYSVIVITGVHHSFHAIEAGLLGNPTIGVNFLLPIWAMANVAQGGACLAVYFKTRDAKTRAIAVPAGLSCLLGITEAAIFGINLRFIKPFLAALAGGALGGAWVVFNHVNMTAVGLTGFPGLAIVQGNSMLNYLIGMLIAFGAAFVISLLLKYKTDSE comes from the coding sequence ATGGATATCCACGCTACCGCCGCCGCACTCGTCCCCCTGCTTGGCGGGAAAGAAAACATCGTCAGCGCGGCCCACTGTGCGACCCGCCTGCGTCTGGTGCTGAATGACGATAGTCTGGCCGATAAGAAGGCTATCGAGAACGTCGACGGCGTTAAAGGCTGCTTCCAGAATGCCGGACAAATGCAGATCATTTTCGGCACCGGGCTGGTCAACAAAGTGTATGCCGAGTTCATCAAAGCGGCGGGCATCAGTGAATCGAGCAAATCCGAAGCCGCCTCTATCGCGGCGAAAAAGCTGAACCCGCTGCAACGTCTGGCGCGTCTGCTATCGAATATCTTTGTGCCTATCATGCCAGCCATCATTGCTTCCGGCCTATTAATGGGGCTGCTCGGCATGATCAAGACCTATGGCTGGGTTGACGCCAATAGTGCGATCTTTGTGATGCTCGATATGTTCAGTTCCGCGGCCTTTATCATCCTGCCTATCCTGATTGGTTTTACCGCCGCACGTGAATTCGGCGGTAACCCCTATCTGGGGGCGACGCTGGGCGGAATTCTGACGCACCCTGCGCTGACCAATGCCTGGGGCATCGCGGGCGGTTTTCAAACCATGCATCTTTTCGGCCTGGACATCGCGATGATCGGCTATCAAGGCACGGTGTTTCCGGTACTCTTGGCCGTCTGGTTCATGAGTACCGTGGAAAAGCGCCTGCGTAAAGTCGTTCCTGACGCGCTAGACATCATCGTGACGCCATTTTTAACCGTGATTATTTCCGGCTTCGTCGCCATGCTAATCATCGGCCCGGCCGGGCGCGCGCTGGGCGACGGTATTTCTTTCGTCCTCAGCACGCTCATTGCCCACGCCGGCTGGCTGGCCGGTTTGCTGTTCGGCGGCCTCTACTCGGTGATTGTGATTACGGGCGTTCACCACAGCTTCCATGCCATTGAAGCTGGATTACTTGGCAACCCGACTATCGGCGTCAACTTCCTATTACCAATTTGGGCAATGGCGAATGTGGCGCAGGGCGGCGCGTGTCTGGCAGTCTATTTCAAAACACGCGACGCCAAAACACGCGCCATTGCCGTCCCGGCCGGGCTTTCTTGCCTGTTGGGGATCACGGAGGCCGCGATCTTTGGTATCAATCTGCGCTTCATTAAGCCGTTTCTGGCGGCACTGGCAGGCGGCGCGCTCGGCGGCGCATGGGTCGTGTTTAATCACGTTAATATGACGGCGGTCGGGTTGACGGGTTTTCCGGGGTTGGCCATCGTACAAGGGAACTCCATGCTCAACTATTTGATTGGAATGTTGATTGCGTTCGGCGCCGCCTTTGTTATTTCCTTACTGCTGAAATATAAAACGGATAGCGAATAA